One window of Leguminivora glycinivorella isolate SPB_JAAS2020 chromosome 9, LegGlyc_1.1, whole genome shotgun sequence genomic DNA carries:
- the LOC125229478 gene encoding uncharacterized protein LOC125229478, with amino-acid sequence MADTREAAMSVAAPKIDDQVCSQVKNQINIPTVYSDDDYEAYTDEKNRTYRKQVTSSVQSTPVSSKSQEQHSRPVYTELNKSDDDTDLSKREDFKESSAKTTDSEMSQLLQSPSGLDNLDFTITPFFINEKPNSQALDVIAKHLARIEADLKEMQIAQNEILNRVRSSSVSMEHSLPGERTLPCEDSKDLIDTEKWINAENRKLLTQCG; translated from the exons ATGGCTGACACCCGGGAAGCAGCGATGTCTGTGGCCGCCCCAAAAATTGATGACCAAGTTTGCAGCCAA GTGAAAAATCAAATAAACATACCTACTGTTTATagtgatgatgattatgaggcTTATACTGATGAAAAAAATAGGACTTATCGGAAGCAAGTAACTTCTTCGGTGCAATCTACACCTGTTAGCTCAAAATCCCAAGAGCAACACTCTAGACCGGTGTATACAGAACTGAACAAAAGTGATGATGATACAGATCTGAGCAAACGTGAAGATTTCAAGGAAAGCTCTGCAAAGACTACAGACAGTGAAATGTCACAGCTTCTGCAAAGTCCAA GTGGCCTGGATAACCTAGACTTTACAATAACACCATTTTTTATAAATGAGAAGCCAAATTCACAAGCCTTAG ATGTCATAGCTAAGCACTTAGCTCGAATTGAAGCTGACTTGAAAGAGATGCAAATCGCACAGAATGAGATATTAAATAGGGTGCGATCATCTTCTGTCTCGATGGAACATTCACTGCCAGGGGAAAGAACATTGCCATGTGAGGACAGCAAGGATTTGATTGATACCGAAAAGTGGATAAATGCCGAGAACAGAAAACTTTTG